A section of the Carya illinoinensis cultivar Pawnee chromosome 12, C.illinoinensisPawnee_v1, whole genome shotgun sequence genome encodes:
- the LOC122289996 gene encoding uncharacterized protein LOC122289996 has product MKGAQKDSEKLIWESMRSPSGGNPIIGSGQQYRALPKFLVWLILFVSATYIVYTLKLVSTSRTCEDEPFPNPRTHISSSSSSSVKNVTATSLFSQSIQDHAVVETLLPESPETRRTEIRNIVFGIAASAKLWERRKNYIKLWFRPKEMRGVVWLDHTVKTREVDEEDLPPVKISGDTSRFAYKNKQGHRSAIRISRIVSETLRMGLEDVHWFVMGDDDTVFVTENLVRVLRKYDHNQFYYIGSLSESHLQNIYFSYGMAYGGGGFAISYPLAKALAKMQDRCIQRYPGLYGSDDRMQACMTELGVPLTKELGFHQYDVYGNLFGLLAAHPVTPLVSMHHLDVVEPIFPNVTRVQALQRLTIPMKLDSAGLMQQSICYDKSKRWTISISWGFAVQIFRGVFSPREVEMPSRTFLNWYKKADYTAYAFNTRPVSRNPCQKPFVFYLSRASLNSTMNQTVSEYVRNRVSHPVCKWKMADPANLERVEVYKKPDPHLWDRSPRRNCCRVMGSKKKGTTVIEVGVCGEGEISEM; this is encoded by the exons ATGAAAGGGGCGCAGAAGGATTCAGAGAAGCTGATTTGGGAATCGATGAGAAGCCCGTCCGGGGGAAACCCCATTATCGGGTCGGGTCAACAATACAGAGCCTTGCCCAAATTCCTGGTCTGGCTCATCCTCTTCGTTTCTGCCACCTACATCGTGTACACGCTGAAGCTCGTTTCCACCTCACGCACCTGCGAGGACGAGCCTTTCCCCAATCCTCGTACCCATATCTCatcctcatcttcttcttcagtaAAGAATGTCACGGCCACCTCCTTGTTCTCACAGTCGATTCAGGATCACGCGGTGGTCGAGACTCTTCTGCCCGAGTCCCCAGAAACCCGCCGGACCGAGATCCGGAACATAGTGTTCGGCATCGCGGCCTCGGCCAAGCTCTGGGAGAGAAGGAAGAACTACATCAAGCTCTGGTTCAGGCCCAAGGAAATGCGAGGCGTTGTGTGGCTGGACCACACCGTGAAGACCCGCGAGGTCGACGAGGAAGACCTCCCACCAGTGAAAATCTCCGGAGACACGTCGCGGTTTGCCTACAAGAACAAGCAGGGCCACCGGTCCGCTATTAGGATCTCGCGGATCGTTTCCGAGACGCTCCGGATGGGCCTGGAGGATGTGCATTGGTTCGTGATGGGAGATGACGATACCGTCTTCGTGACCGAGAATCTGGTCCGAGTATTGAGGAAATACGACCACAATCAGTTCTACTACATCGGGAGCTTGTCGGAGAGCCACTTGCAGAACATATACTTCTCATACGGGATGGCCTACGGCGGTGGAGGCTTCGCGATCAGCTACCCATTAGCCAAGGCGCTCGCCAAAATGCAAGATCGATGTATACAGAGATACCCGGGGCTGTACGGCTCCGATGACCGAATGCAGGCTTGCATGACAGAACTCGGTGTCCCACTCACCAAAGAACTCGGTTTTCACCAG TATGATGTATATGGGAACTTGTTCGGGCTTCTAGCAGCACATCCGGTGACACCCTTGGTATCGATGCATCACCTAGATGTGGTTGAGCCCATCTTCCCCAATGTGACTCGGGTTCAAGCCCTCCAGCGGCTTACCATACCTATGAAGTTGGATTCAGCTGGGCTCATGCAACAATCAATTTGTTATGACAAATCTAAGAGGTGGACTATTTCAATTTCATGGGGATTTGCCGTTCAAATATTCCGTGGAGTCTTTTCACCCCGCGAGGTTGAAATGCCTTCAAGGACATTTTTGAATTGGTACAAAAAGGCAGATTATACTGCATATGCATTCAACACGCGACCAGTTAGCCGAAACCCCTGCCAAAAGCCTTTTGTATTTTACTTGTCAAGGGCAAGCTTGAATTCAACAATGAACCAGACAGTGAGCGAATACGTTCGGAATCGTGTATCTCATCCTGTgtgcaagtggaagatggccgATCCTGCCAATCTTGAGAGAGTGGAGGTTTATAAGAAGCCCGACCCACATCTATGGGATAGG TCCCCACGGAGAAACTGTTGCAGAGTCATGGGCTCAAAGAAGAAAGGAACCACAGTGATAGAAGTGGGTGTGTGTGGGGAAGGTGAGATCAGTGAAATGTAG
- the LOC122290079 gene encoding protein SPIRAL1-like 5, which translates to MSRGESYGGGQSSLGYLFGSDHPDQKPSTVCPPSKQTVNPPPYGIDTASTVDQKPPAGHSPTEKEKVSNNNYHRAQGQNSGNFITDRPSTKVKSVPGGDSSLGYLFGDK; encoded by the exons ATGAGTAGAGGTGAGAGCTATGGTGGCGGGCAAAGTTCCTTGGGCTACCTCTTTGGCTCTGATCATCCTGATCAGAAACCCAGTACTGTCTGTCCTCCCAGTAAACAGACTGTTAACCCACCTCCATATGGTATCGATACGGCCAGTACTGTCGATCAGAAGCCTCCCGCTGGTCATTCTCCtacagagaaagaaaaagtgtCAAACAACAATTATCACCGAGCACAAGGCCAAAACTCAGGAAACTTCATAACT GATCGTCCCTCAACAAAAGTCAAATCCGTTCCAGGTGGAGATTCCTCTCTTGGTTACTTGTTTGGAGATAAGTAA